The Elaeis guineensis isolate ETL-2024a chromosome 13, EG11, whole genome shotgun sequence genome includes a region encoding these proteins:
- the LOC105034425 gene encoding polyadenylate-binding protein RBP47, translating to MQQAAGGADSQQQQQQQQQQQWMAMQYPPAAAMVMPHQMVAAVPPPPPPQYAQHFLPYHQPPPPQHHQHQAGAAGGEENKTIWVGDLHYWMEENYLHSCFGHTGEVVSIKVIRNKQTGQSEGYGFVEFYTRAAAEKVLQSFAGHIMPNTDQPFRLNWASFSMGDRRSDVASDHSIFVGDLAADVTDAMLQETFASKYPSVKGAKVVIDANTGRSKGYGFVRFGNDGEKTLAMTEMNGVYCSTRPMRIGPATPRKSSGGSGNGASGQSDGDSTNTTVFVGGLDPNVSEDDLRQAFSPFGDIASVKIPVGKQCGFVQFVQRNNAEEALQALNGAVIGKQQVRLSWGRNPANKQLRGDHGNQWNGFYYGAPFYNGYGYAAPFPDPSMYAAAYGAYSFYGNQQQVS from the exons ATGCAGCAGGCGGCAGGAGGTGCTGATTCCCAgcaacaacagcagcagcagcagcaacagcaatGGATGGCGATGCAGTACCCGCCGGCGGCGGCGATGGTGATGCCACACCAGATGGTGGCGGCGGTGCCGCCGCCACCCCCGCCGCAGTACGCTCAGCATTTCCTTCCGTACCACCAGCCGCCTCCGCCGCAGCACCACCAGCACCAGGCCGGGGCGGCGGGGGGGGAGGAGAACAAGACGATCTGGGTGGGGGACCTGCACTACTGGATGGAGGAGAACTACCTCCACAGCTGCTTCGGCCACACCGGCGAG GTGGTCTCTATTAAAGTTATTCGCAATAAACAAACTGGACAGTCAGAGGGATATGGTTTTGTAGAGTTTTATACACGTGCAGCAGCTGAAAAAGTACTTCAGAGCTTTGCTGGTCATATAATGCCCAACACTGATCAGCCTTTTAGATTAAATTGGGCATCATTTAGCATGGGTGATAGGCGATCAGATGTTGCTTCTGACCACTCTATATTTGTAGGAGATCTAGCTGCTGATGTTACTGATGCAATGCTGCAAGAAACTTTTGCTAGTAAGTACCCATCCGTAAAAGGTGCAAAAGTTGTTATTGATGCAAATACTGGCCGTTCAAAGGGTTATGGATTTGTAAGATTTGGGAATGATGGCGAGAAGACACTTGCCATGACTGAAATGAATGGTGTATACTGCTCTACTAGGCCCATGCGCATTGGTCCTGCAACCCCCAGAAAGTCATCTG GTGGTTCTGGAAATGGTGCATCTGGACAATCAGATGGTGATTCAACTAACACAACA GTTTTTGTTGGAGGGCTGGACCCAAATGTCAGTGAGGACGATCTCAGGCAAGCCTTTTCTCCGTTTGGTGATATTGCCTCTGTGAAAATTCCAGTTGGAAAACAATGTGGATTTGTGCAATTTGTTCAGAG AAACAATGCTGAAGAAGCATTGCAGGCGTTGAATGGAGCAGTCATCGGGAAGCAGCAGGTTCGTCTTTCATGGGGTCGTAACCCTGCAAACAAACAG TTAAGAGGTGATCATGGTAATCAATGGAATGGTTTTTACTATGGAGCACCGTTCTACAATGGATACGGGTATGCTGCACCATTTCCAGACCCAAGCATGTATGCTGCTGCTTATGGGGCTTATTCCTTCTATGGAAACCAACAACAAGTGAGCTGA